The Synergistaceae bacterium DZ-S4 genome segment TCTTTGGCGGTCCCTTCCACTTTGAACCCCATTGATTTGCAGAGTTTGAGGGCGTTAAGGTTGTCGATGGCGATCTCGACCTCTATCCTTTCGAGCATCAGTTCCTTGTCGGCAAGTTCGAGGGCGGCCATCATCAGGGCTTTGCCCAATCCCTGTCCCTGCCACTTGGTTCCCATCATTATTTCAAGAGTGGCCTGCCGTCGGAGGTATATCTGGGGATCGACTCTGAGCAGTACTACTCCGCAGATCTCCACCGGTTCCATCTCTGTCTCGAGTACGAGCAAGTGGTCGAGTTCAGTAAGGTTTTTGATAAGATTTTCTGCATCAGTAAAGCCGGCCTGAGAAATATTCATGCTCTTCCTGACAGAAATGTCTGAGCTGATCTCTCTGATATGCCGGGCGTCATAGGCCGTTACAGGTCTGATTATCATACCGAAGTATCTCCTTTTTTGTTTATCCGCCC includes the following:
- a CDS encoding GNAT family N-acetyltransferase; protein product: MIIRPVTAYDARHIREISSDISVRKSMNISQAGFTDAENLIKNLTELDHLLVLETEMEPVEICGVVLLRVDPQIYLRRQATLEIMMGTKWQGQGLGKALMMAALELADKELMLERIEVEIAIDNLNALKLCKSMGFKVEGTAKDWAVSDDGEFIDAYLLARCRPRLK